One window of the Populus nigra chromosome 4, ddPopNigr1.1, whole genome shotgun sequence genome contains the following:
- the LOC133691560 gene encoding ras-related protein RABA3-like, whose product MNQEMDTDSDQNHQETAETIDYVFKVVVIGDSAVGKTQILSRFTKNEFCFDSKSTIGVEFQTRTVTIKGKVIKAQIWDTAGQERYRAVTSAYYRGALGAMLLYDITKRPTFDHVVRWVEELRAHADNSIVIMLIGNKVDLVDLRAVPAEDAVEFAEDQGLFFSETSAFSGDNVDSAFFRLLEEIYDTVCKKALKCGNGNSNVADAITLKGSKIDGISGTDLEISEMKKSSACSC is encoded by the exons ATGAACCAAGAGATGGATACTGATAGTGATCAGAACCATCAAGAGACTGCAGAGACAATAGATTATGTGTTCAAGGTGGTGGTGATCGGTGACTCTGCAGTAGGCAAGACTCAGATTCTTTCCAGGTTTACCAAGAATGAGTTCTGCTTTGATTCAAAGTCTACCATTGGTGTTGAGTTCCAGACTAGGACCGTCACCATTAAAGGCAAGGTCATCAAGGCTCAGATCTGGGATACTGCTGGCCAAGAAAG GTACCGAGCAGTGACGAGTGCATATTATAGAGGGGCATTGGGGGCCATGTTACTCTACGACATCACCAAGAGACCGACATTTGATCATGTGGTTAGGTGGGTCGAGGAGCTCCGAGCCCATGCGGATAACTCAATTGTGATCATGCTTATTGGGAACAAGGTTGATCTCGTGGACCTCAGGGCAGTTCCAGCAGAAGACGCGGTCGAATTTGCAGAGGATCAGGGCTTATTTTTTTCCGAGACATCTGCCTTCAGTGGTGACAATGTGGACAGTGCATTTTTCAGGTTGCTGGAGGAAATTTATGATACGGTTTGTAAGAAGGCATTGAAATGTGGCAATGGAAATTCTAATGTTGCCGATGCCATCACGCTTAAAGGTTCTAAGATTGATGGTATATCAGGGACTGATTTGGAGATAAGCGAGATGAAGAAATCATCTGCTTGCTCATGCTGA